tcaccaaTGTGTGACAACTCTCAACAGAGAATGCATTGCCAAATTCGTAATTATGTTTTGTTTACTAAACAACTGCAAATTTGTTGTGGATGCTAAGATGCGCTTATAATTTCAGTTTTATATGCATAGCCGTGGGCGTAGTAAATAAATACAACCAAATATATTAGTGACTGTTTACTTACTTGGAATGACGCAAGTCATAAAcaaggaaagagagaaagaatcgGAACGAGATCAGCTAGTCCTCCTAGTTGATCTAATTTCTGACTTTCTGGTATATGATTACGAATTTCAAGGTAGAACCCATACTTTTCGGAAGTTTGTGTTAGCTACTATAGAAGAAGCTAGGAATTGAAATGATTCCAATAATCACCATTATGAGAGTTGAACGTAAGACATTTCACCTACAAGCGAACAGCGATACTGCAGTTACGAGTAGACCAGTATAAGTGGGTTTCCCTCTCTTCCTTCTCTGAATAAAAAATCCCATACAAGTGAAGATTTACGTTTAGTATGGATATGATTTCATTAGAGGATTGCACTTGAGCTTCGAACAAAAGAGGAAAGAAGAACAGATGATTACACTTGTGAGGCATTTGAGTGGATCGTTCTTAATTAATGCATTAaagaatgaaataaataaataaatctctACTATATATAAGAGATAATTATGCTGCCAATACTTGATTTATCAACTTAACCCTTGTTTCTGAATCATAAACTCCTCAGTGCATTCACTTGTTCCGTGTATGGTGCCTGAAGTCTGAAGATGGGATTCTATAATCTCCTTCCTGCATTTGAAGATGTGCTTGACTGGCTCCTTTAGATCTCGTACCCAGATAGTGGTAGATGGACGTCGCTTAGCACATCCTAAACATCATAAGACGaaagattaaattgaatttaaGGAAAATATCCAAAGAATTCAGACAGAGAATCATCTATGTGTGCAGTGACTGTTTAAGTACAATATTGCTTGCTTAGCTAGAATATGTATGTTAAACAACTCACTTGATCACATGAGGACATCGAGCTTTGGCCATGTCTTTGTGAGTATACTCCACCAGGACCAGCACCAGGCATGCTATCTTCGGCTAATGCTCTCAATCTGTTAAGTTCAGGTAGCACAACCTTCCCAAGATCGGGTCTGTCTTTCCGCCTCATTTCAGTACATTGTAAGGCTAACTTGGCAAAGTTGGTGGCTTCCTCCACTGGCCAGTCAGGAACAGCAGGGTCTAGCAACTCAGCAAAGGTCCCTAGCTCCAAAGCCTGCTCGACATGATGAGTCAAACCCATTGGCGATTTCGCTGTTATTAGTTGTAGAAACATGACCCCGAGTGAGTAGACATCAGATTTTGTTCCAAGCATGCCAGTTTGTTGATACTCTGGGTCGATATAACAGAAGGTTCCGGCTGTTGATGTCATTCGGTACTGAGTGACAGAGTCTTGTACAGATGGAGGGACAAGCCTGGCTAGACCTACATCACTAATCTTGCTCACATAGTTATGGTCTAGCAAAATGTTTCCAGGTTTTAGGTCACGGTGTACAATTGGTTCTGGCTTCGTCTGGTGAAGGAACAAAAGTGCAGTGCCAATTTCTGCAGCAATTCGGAACCTGAGCTGCCAAGGAATAGCCGGGGTCTTACTGTTACCTTGCTGGAAGAGACGGTCTTCTAAGCTCCCCTTAGCCATGTACTCATAGACCAGACAACCATACTCTGGGCAGGCTCCAAGAAGGAGCACCATGTTTGGATGTCGTATGCAGCTCAATACTTCGATCTGCATAGTCAAAGAGTTGTCAgcgttgagagttgtcccacattaTTGAAAAAAGGAGATTTGCCTTAGTTGTTTAAGTGATCTTAGGGCTCTCTCTCCTATCACCAGTTGGTTTAGAGTTCGATGCTCACATCCTAAATTGGTACCAAAGCAGCTGTATACTAATTGTGCTTGAAAACTGTATCATGTATTTATGTAAAAAGTCACAAACCTCTTGTTGGAACTGTGAACGTCCGTGCGCTGCATCTGGACGTAGAATTTTGATTGCTACTTGTGTGTGATCCAGTTCTCCCCAGTACACTGGTCCATAGCCTCCTTCTCCAATCTTGCGATCTTGTGAAAATTTATTTGTTGCTACTTCAATCTCCTCAATTGTATATTTCCTGTACCTGAAACTGTATGCCGTTGCTTCTGTTCCCTTCTTCTCTTCAGCTTGTTCAAGAATTGTCATTTCTGCAAGCCTCCTTTTTTGGGATTCCAGTTCAGCAATCATTTGAGCTGCCGCTGCCGCCTGAATGGCTGCCTTACATTTCGCTTTCTCATTCTCTATTTGTGCCAATGCAGCTTCCTCTGCTATTCGTGCCTCATGTAATCGTTGTTGTTCTTCCGATTTCAATCGGTTTGCCTATATATCACGGTATGTTATTACAATTCATGCATGTTAGAATTAGTTGTCTTTCTATATTATATGCTCAAATAAGATTTCACTTCCACATCATACCGTATGTTTTGATGCGACTGCCTCCTTGCAGGCCGCGTTATACATGTCCATTGTTTGCTTGAGCTCTAGCTGGAGCCTCCTCATCTCAACTTCCACTTCATCCTTTTATTTTCAAGAAAAAACTACGTATTAATACTCTCAACCATCTCTACGTACAGTCTCAAACTCGCTCAAAATTAGTTAAATCGAATGCTGCTATTTGTATAATCTAAACTAGCAACTTGTCTGCTATTTCCAGTTTACTTATGGTGGGAATTGTCTTGTCTTACTGTGTTTTGTGACGATGACCATGATCTTCCACTTTCTGATGAGGATGTTGAGAATCCATATGGTGAGGCGCTCATGTCAATATATTGGTGTCTAGAGTAAGATGACGCAGAGCTTATGCTGTCAAACTCCGAGCCCATTGATTGTCGGGAGCTCATTTCTGATGATACACTATTGTACGAGGAAGGAAACATGTGATCAATGCTTGGCCTTTCGCTGCTCACAAATGATATATCACTACTCTCTGGTGAGAGGTCGTATGAGTGGTTCATTGAAGATCGTCCTCTTGTGAATGGTGATCTGCATCATTTTTATTAGGTCAGTATCCTCATCAATTATTGTATCAGCGATCAGCATACTTATTATTGTCTCGCAGAATCAAAGTGTGTGTGAGAGGTTAATTACTTGATTTCATCAGTGTCATGATGCATCAGCTGGCGAGGGGGTGAAGCGTGCGTCCTCCTCTCCAAAGCTGTATTAATCAAAGAAACTTGAGTGAGTAATGAAAAAATCCTGCCATCGAACTAGTGGGGAAATAACTTGATCAGTTGTAGAATAACAGAAACAAATTTACCCCTGGG
This is a stretch of genomic DNA from Malus domestica chromosome 02, GDT2T_hap1. It encodes these proteins:
- the LOC103418525 gene encoding U-box domain-containing protein 35-like, which translates into the protein MGRGTVESREKVTLAIDRDKGSQHAIKWAVDNLVTGGQHLILLHVKQTPPVVSAVSQGEETEYVYKKPVDPITKELFLPFRSFCSKKLIKCKEVVVEAADVPKTLINYVISNSIEVLVLGAPTRTGFFNNRSFKTTTDVPSSVLKGIPDFCTLYVIGKGKISYVQTATTAPPQKAHNQIQKHSSRNSENGEQSMRKQHPRALERRTHASPPRQLMHHDTDEIKSPFTRGRSSMNHSYDLSPESSDISFVSSERPSIDHMFPSSYNSVSSEMSSRQSMGSEFDSISSASSYSRHQYIDMSASPYGFSTSSSESGRSWSSSQNTDEVEVEMRRLQLELKQTMDMYNAACKEAVASKHTANRLKSEEQQRLHEARIAEEAALAQIENEKAKCKAAIQAAAAAQMIAELESQKRRLAEMTILEQAEEKKGTEATAYSFRYRKYTIEEIEVATNKFSQDRKIGEGGYGPVYWGELDHTQVAIKILRPDAAHGRSQFQQEIEVLSCIRHPNMVLLLGACPEYGCLVYEYMAKGSLEDRLFQQGNSKTPAIPWQLRFRIAAEIGTALLFLHQTKPEPIVHRDLKPGNILLDHNYVSKISDVGLARLVPPSVQDSVTQYRMTSTAGTFCYIDPEYQQTGMLGTKSDVYSLGVMFLQLITAKSPMGLTHHVEQALELGTFAELLDPAVPDWPVEEATNFAKLALQCTEMRRKDRPDLGKVVLPELNRLRALAEDSMPGAGPGGVYSQRHGQSSMSSCDQDVLSDVHLPLSGYEI